A genome region from Myroides fluvii includes the following:
- a CDS encoding OmpA/MotB family protein, with product MKKVVLGLSVLALTLTSCGTKQKIADLEAKNKEVQDLLNTCTIQLNSALAEKKVLSDQVHDLKKNTSDLISNVGNLTMLSSKGADNLEKSLESLKEKDLKITRLQDALTKKDSVTLALVKSVKKEVGFDDPDIEVNVEKGVVYISIADKLLFKSASYQVNDKAKAVLAKVAKIAKSKPDFELMVEGHTDNVPIKNTMFEDNWDLSVKRATSIVRVLQKDLGLDPKQLVASGRGEYVPLVDNDSADNKARNRRTRIILMPKIDQFYDMIEKEMKEMKK from the coding sequence ATGAAAAAAGTAGTTTTAGGTTTATCAGTTTTGGCTCTTACACTTACGTCGTGTGGTACAAAACAAAAAATTGCTGATTTAGAAGCAAAGAACAAAGAAGTACAAGATTTATTAAACACTTGTACAATTCAATTGAACTCTGCACTTGCTGAGAAGAAAGTTTTATCAGACCAAGTGCACGACTTAAAGAAAAACACATCTGATTTGATCAGCAACGTAGGTAACTTAACCATGTTATCTTCTAAAGGAGCTGATAACTTAGAGAAATCTTTAGAAAGTTTAAAAGAAAAAGATTTAAAAATTACAAGATTACAAGACGCCCTTACAAAGAAAGACTCTGTGACTTTAGCTTTAGTTAAGAGCGTGAAAAAAGAAGTTGGGTTTGACGATCCAGATATCGAAGTTAACGTAGAAAAAGGAGTTGTATATATTTCAATTGCCGATAAGTTATTATTCAAATCTGCTAGTTACCAAGTAAACGATAAAGCGAAAGCTGTATTAGCGAAAGTAGCTAAAATCGCAAAAAGCAAACCTGATTTTGAATTAATGGTTGAAGGACATACAGATAACGTGCCTATCAAAAACACAATGTTTGAAGACAACTGGGATTTGAGTGTTAAAAGAGCGACTTCTATCGTTAGAGTGTTACAAAAAGATTTAGGTTTAGACCCTAAACAACTAGTAGCTTCAGGACGTGGAGAATATGTGCCTCTAGTTGATAATGATTCTGCTGATAACAAAGCTAGAAACAGAAGAACTAGAATCATCTTGATGCCAAAAATCGATCAATTCTATGACATGATCGAAAAGGAAATGAAAGAAATGAAAAAATAA
- the rfbA gene encoding glucose-1-phosphate thymidylyltransferase RfbA translates to MKGIILAGGSGTRLHPLTLTISKQLLPVYDKPMIYYPLSTLMLAGIRDILIISTPRDLPLFEALLGTGEQLGIQLSYAVQPQPEGIAQALLIADDFIGSDSVCLILGDNIFYGNDLKNKLQHAITSVQEEKKAVVFGYTVKDPQRYGVVEFDANHNAISIEEKPTNPKSTFAVVGLYFYPNSAVQYAKTLQPSERGELEITSLNNLYLQEDNLLVQPLGRGFAWLDTGTHESLVEATEFVKTVEKRTGLKIACLEEIALYKKWVSIDALMQHIAPFKGEYYDYIRENIRFIQQK, encoded by the coding sequence ATGAAGGGAATTATATTGGCCGGTGGTTCAGGAACACGATTACACCCACTTACCTTAACTATATCGAAACAACTTTTACCGGTTTACGATAAGCCAATGATTTATTACCCTTTATCGACCTTAATGTTAGCGGGAATACGCGATATTTTAATCATCTCAACGCCTAGGGATTTACCTTTATTTGAAGCCTTATTAGGCACTGGTGAACAATTGGGCATTCAGCTTTCCTATGCTGTTCAACCCCAACCTGAAGGAATCGCACAAGCCTTGCTTATTGCAGATGATTTTATTGGAAGTGATTCGGTTTGCTTAATTTTAGGAGACAACATTTTCTATGGCAATGATTTGAAAAACAAATTACAGCACGCGATTACTTCTGTACAAGAAGAGAAAAAGGCTGTTGTATTTGGGTACACCGTTAAAGACCCTCAACGCTATGGAGTGGTAGAATTTGACGCAAATCACAACGCCATTTCAATTGAAGAAAAACCAACAAACCCCAAATCTACCTTTGCTGTAGTAGGGTTATACTTCTACCCAAACAGCGCAGTGCAGTATGCCAAAACCCTTCAACCATCTGAACGAGGAGAACTAGAAATAACAAGCTTGAATAACCTTTACCTTCAAGAGGACAATTTATTAGTTCAACCTTTAGGACGAGGGTTTGCCTGGTTAGATACGGGTACGCATGAATCTTTAGTAGAAGCTACTGAATTTGTAAAAACAGTAGAAAAGAGAACCGGACTTAAGATTGCTTGTTTAGAAGAAATTGCCCTATACAAAAAGTGGGTTTCCATTGATGCGTTAATGCAACACATTGCCCCTTTTAAAGGAGAATACTACGATTATATTCGAGAGAATATTCGCTTCATTCAGCAAAAGTAA
- a CDS encoding glycosyltransferase family 2 protein, with the protein MGKQFALVVLNWNGKKLLETFLPAMEQFSPQANLYVIDNASTDGSQAFIQDKFPEVKIIQNKGNYGYAKGYNEGLAHLTEPILILINSDIEVTENWLTPIADLFQADPTLALVQPKILDYKNKAYFEYAGAAGGYIDKYGFPYCRGRIFNSIEKDEGQYNDIVDIFWASGACLFIRNEVFQALKGFDEDFFAHQEEIDLCWRAKNKGYRIQYCGFSTVYHVGGATLNYDNPRKTYLNFRNSLMMLYKNLPAQHKFSTLFTRLCLDGIAGIRFMLLFKPQHCWAIIRSHFAFYKRIPKLKDKIEFTNINNYFTEKSVIFSYFVCRKKNFITIQKKQ; encoded by the coding sequence ATGGGAAAACAATTTGCCTTAGTGGTCCTAAATTGGAACGGGAAAAAACTTTTAGAAACATTTTTACCTGCTATGGAGCAGTTTTCACCGCAAGCAAATTTGTACGTGATAGACAATGCTTCCACAGATGGGAGTCAAGCGTTTATACAGGATAAATTTCCCGAAGTAAAAATCATTCAAAATAAAGGAAACTACGGGTATGCTAAAGGATATAACGAAGGATTAGCTCATCTAACAGAACCCATTCTCATTTTAATAAATTCAGATATTGAAGTAACGGAAAACTGGTTAACTCCAATTGCCGATTTATTTCAAGCAGATCCAACCTTAGCTCTTGTGCAACCCAAAATACTCGATTACAAAAACAAAGCGTATTTTGAATATGCAGGTGCAGCAGGTGGGTATATTGACAAATATGGTTTTCCTTATTGTAGAGGGCGTATTTTTAACAGTATTGAAAAAGATGAAGGGCAGTATAATGATATTGTAGATATTTTTTGGGCTAGTGGCGCTTGTTTATTCATCAGAAATGAGGTTTTTCAGGCCTTAAAAGGATTTGACGAAGATTTCTTTGCCCACCAAGAAGAAATTGATCTATGTTGGCGTGCCAAAAACAAGGGCTATCGCATTCAATATTGTGGTTTCTCGACGGTTTATCACGTAGGTGGTGCGACATTAAATTACGACAATCCAAGAAAAACCTATTTAAACTTTCGCAATTCCTTGATGATGTTGTACAAGAATTTACCTGCTCAACATAAATTCAGCACCCTTTTCACTCGGCTTTGTTTAGATGGAATTGCGGGGATTCGCTTTATGCTTCTATTCAAACCCCAACACTGTTGGGCGATTATTCGCTCTCATTTTGCCTTCTATAAACGCATCCCTAAACTCAAAGATAAAATAGAATTTACGAATATTAACAATTATTTCACAGAAAAATCTGTAATTTTTTCGTACTTTGTGTGTAGAAAAAAGAATTTTATCACAATTCAAAAGAAACAATAA
- a CDS encoding DUF3037 domain-containing protein, with protein MKQKRFVMVVYEYAVIRFVPRVEREEFINIGLLLFCKQKRTLRGQYALNREKLACFTTEIDMDVLEKHIQAFIAIAQAEAEASPISGFDAAERFRWLAATKSSCLQVSPTHCGLTVDATQTFNQLFEELVL; from the coding sequence ATGAAGCAAAAAAGGTTCGTCATGGTGGTGTATGAGTATGCAGTAATTCGTTTTGTTCCTCGAGTAGAACGTGAGGAGTTTATTAATATTGGACTTCTACTTTTTTGTAAGCAGAAGCGAACGCTACGTGGACAGTATGCTTTAAACCGCGAAAAACTAGCGTGTTTTACTACAGAAATTGACATGGATGTATTAGAAAAACACATTCAAGCGTTTATTGCGATTGCCCAAGCAGAAGCAGAAGCAAGTCCCATTAGTGGGTTTGACGCTGCTGAGCGCTTTCGATGGTTGGCTGCTACAAAGAGCTCATGCCTTCAGGTTTCGCCTACCCATTGCGGGTTAACAGTAGATGCAACGCAAACATTTAATCAACTTTTTGAAGAATTAGTCTTGTAG
- the ettA gene encoding energy-dependent translational throttle protein EttA, with protein MSDDKKVIFSMSKVSKTYSSTNKTVLKDIYLSFFYGAKIGILGLNGSGKSSLLKIIAGVDKNYQGDVVFAPGYTVGYLEQEPELDEEKTVIEIVREGAAEIVAILDEFNQINDMFGLPEVYEDADKMQKLMDRQAELQDKIDAVGGWELDTKLEIAMDALRTPDPNTPIKVLSGGERRRVALCRLLLQNPDVLLLDEPTNHLDAESVHWLEQHLQQYAGTVIAVTHDRYFLDNVAGWILELDRGEGIPWKGNYSSWLDQKSKRLEQEEKTASKRRKTLERELDWVRQGAKGRQTKQKARLQNYDKLLNEDQKQLEENLEIYIPNGPRLGTNVIEAKGVAKAFGDKLLYDNLNFTLPQAGIVGIIGPNGAGKSTIFRMVMGEQTPDAGTFAIGDTVKIAYVDQSHSNIDPEKSIWENFCDGQELIMMGGRQVNSRAYLSRFNFGGSDQNKKVATLSGGERNRLHLAMTLKEEGNVLLLDEPTNDLDVNTLRALEEGLENFAGCAVVISHDRWFLDRICTHILAFEGDSQVYFFEGSFSEYEENRKKRLGDVAPTRLKYKKLVR; from the coding sequence ATGTCAGACGATAAAAAGGTAATTTTTTCCATGTCGAAGGTGAGCAAAACGTACTCATCTACAAACAAAACAGTTTTAAAAGACATTTATTTGAGCTTCTTTTACGGGGCTAAAATTGGTATTTTGGGTCTTAACGGTTCAGGTAAATCTTCGTTATTGAAGATCATCGCTGGTGTTGATAAGAATTACCAAGGGGATGTAGTATTTGCACCCGGTTATACTGTGGGGTATTTAGAGCAAGAACCAGAATTAGATGAAGAGAAAACGGTAATCGAGATTGTTAGAGAAGGTGCTGCGGAGATTGTGGCTATTCTCGATGAATTTAATCAGATTAACGATATGTTTGGTTTACCAGAGGTTTATGAAGATGCAGATAAAATGCAGAAGCTAATGGATAGACAGGCAGAACTACAAGATAAGATTGACGCTGTTGGGGGATGGGAGTTGGATACGAAATTAGAAATTGCGATGGATGCTTTGCGTACTCCAGATCCAAACACACCAATTAAAGTGTTGTCAGGAGGAGAGCGTCGTCGTGTAGCTTTATGTCGTTTGTTGTTGCAAAATCCAGATGTATTACTTTTGGATGAGCCAACCAACCACTTGGATGCAGAGTCCGTACATTGGTTAGAGCAACACTTACAACAATATGCAGGAACGGTGATTGCCGTAACGCACGACCGTTATTTCTTGGATAATGTAGCGGGATGGATTCTTGAACTAGATAGAGGAGAAGGTATTCCTTGGAAAGGTAATTACTCTTCTTGGTTAGACCAAAAATCAAAACGCTTAGAGCAAGAAGAAAAAACAGCATCAAAACGCCGTAAAACATTAGAACGCGAATTGGACTGGGTACGTCAGGGAGCAAAAGGACGTCAAACCAAACAAAAAGCGAGGTTACAGAACTACGATAAATTATTAAATGAGGATCAAAAACAGTTGGAAGAGAATTTAGAAATCTATATTCCAAATGGACCTCGTTTAGGTACGAATGTAATCGAAGCAAAAGGTGTAGCGAAGGCTTTTGGAGATAAGTTGTTGTATGACAACCTAAACTTTACATTACCGCAAGCCGGAATTGTTGGAATTATTGGACCAAACGGGGCTGGTAAATCAACAATCTTCCGTATGGTGATGGGCGAGCAAACACCAGATGCGGGTACTTTTGCTATTGGAGATACTGTGAAAATCGCTTATGTCGATCAGTCGCATTCTAATATTGATCCTGAAAAATCAATTTGGGAAAATTTCTGTGATGGTCAAGAATTGATTATGATGGGTGGTCGTCAAGTAAATTCAAGAGCGTATTTAAGTCGCTTTAACTTCGGTGGATCAGATCAAAATAAAAAGGTCGCTACTTTATCAGGAGGAGAACGCAACCGCTTACACTTAGCGATGACTTTAAAGGAAGAAGGAAACGTATTGTTACTGGATGAGCCTACGAACGACTTAGACGTTAATACACTGCGTGCATTAGAGGAAGGGTTGGAGAATTTCGCAGGATGTGCGGTAGTAATTTCCCACGACCGCTGGTTCTTAGACCGTATTTGTACGCATATTTTGGCGTTTGAAGGAGACTCTCAAGTGTACTTTTTTGAAGGATCTTTCTCTGAATATGAAGAAAACCGCAAGAAGCGTTTAGGAGATGTTGCTCCAACGCGTTTGAAATACAAGAAATTAGTTCGATAA
- a CDS encoding CAL67264 family membrane protein, which translates to MANNLNKNKILGYATLIMILMGIVLIALGTLKYYEIAGWGFAAVGVGFLAIAWVFNALKGRV; encoded by the coding sequence ATGGCAAATAATTTAAATAAGAATAAAATATTAGGGTATGCTACCTTGATTATGATTTTAATGGGAATTGTGTTAATTGCCTTAGGAACATTAAAATACTATGAAATAGCGGGTTGGGGGTTTGCAGCAGTTGGCGTTGGCTTCTTGGCCATTGCTTGGGTGTTTAATGCCTTAAAAGGGCGTGTGTAG
- a CDS encoding DUF4421 family protein, giving the protein MWCTWSMAQVDSLYIGKYKHTYGVTGSLMQEFLSLNYQEEKKEFNFEPNRPLNIGLAFSWKNSSLSYNQGFSGMRDKQKGKSTTVDLQYHLVGKKFMVDFYFQQYKGFYRFDEDRKAYFSFDDLRINRYGGKFTYVFNSDKFSIGAANNKNNIQKKSAGALLLGGSSFLTVIKNTPELLEGIQGNDRRGFSFGPTIGYAYNWVLWRKLLVSPSFSVGINAIFDENLQTKNTVFYVNGEIASTLNLAYQGEEWGVGIRSSLSAMYFDKVEGYTTELSSKSFSLFVTKRFSMKKDPKIFQYDLIDLLNPSVY; this is encoded by the coding sequence TTGTGGTGTACTTGGAGCATGGCTCAAGTCGATTCGTTGTATATCGGAAAATACAAACATACCTATGGGGTAACTGGGAGTTTGATGCAAGAATTTTTATCTCTAAACTACCAAGAGGAGAAGAAGGAGTTTAATTTTGAACCTAATCGGCCATTAAACATAGGATTGGCTTTCTCGTGGAAAAATTCATCCCTGAGTTATAACCAGGGTTTTTCAGGTATGCGAGATAAACAAAAGGGGAAAAGTACCACTGTTGATTTACAGTATCATTTAGTTGGAAAGAAGTTTATGGTCGATTTTTACTTTCAACAGTATAAGGGATTTTATCGCTTTGATGAAGACCGTAAAGCATACTTTAGTTTCGATGATTTGAGAATTAATAGGTATGGTGGGAAATTTACGTATGTATTCAATTCTGATAAGTTTTCTATCGGAGCAGCGAACAATAAAAACAACATTCAAAAAAAATCAGCTGGAGCCTTGTTACTTGGTGGATCTAGTTTTTTAACTGTGATTAAAAACACACCCGAATTACTCGAAGGTATACAGGGAAATGATAGACGCGGTTTTAGTTTTGGCCCTACAATTGGCTATGCCTACAATTGGGTACTCTGGCGCAAGCTTTTAGTCTCTCCATCTTTTAGTGTGGGAATAAACGCTATTTTCGACGAAAACTTACAGACTAAAAACACGGTTTTTTACGTTAATGGAGAAATAGCGAGTACGCTTAATTTAGCCTACCAAGGAGAAGAATGGGGCGTAGGTATACGATCTTCATTAAGTGCAATGTACTTCGATAAAGTAGAAGGATATACCACCGAATTATCGAGTAAAAGTTTTTCTTTGTTTGTAACGAAGCGATTTTCAATGAAAAAGGATCCAAAAATCTTTCAATATGATTTGATTGATTTGTTGAATCCTTCTGTGTATTAG
- the holA gene encoding DNA polymerase III subunit delta, giving the protein MEQLKEIVRNIKNKTIAPVYFLMGDEPYYIDNVADYIENNVLTEEEKGFNQMILYGRDVTIQDIVSNAKRFPLMADKQVIIVKEAQDLAKTIEQLDDYVNQPQPSTVLVFCYKYKTIDKRKKLYKSLQKHAVLFESNRLKDYKLEGWLQQTVVKRGYSIDPKSAAMLIEFLGNDLSKIVKELDKLTLVLPKGQPITAEVIEKNIGISKDYNNFELMKAIVDRNQLQAYKIANHFAQNPKNNPFVVTIGIVYAYFSKLLLYHGLSDKSPQNAMKNLKVVQYAIKDYELGFRTYPMKRVSQIIAHLKEVDLKGKGVGAAQLPQGDLLKEMLMKIFN; this is encoded by the coding sequence TTGGAACAACTCAAAGAAATCGTAAGGAATATTAAAAATAAGACTATTGCACCTGTTTATTTTTTGATGGGAGATGAGCCTTATTACATTGATAACGTTGCGGATTATATCGAAAATAATGTATTGACGGAAGAAGAAAAGGGATTTAATCAGATGATACTTTACGGACGAGATGTTACTATTCAAGATATCGTGTCGAATGCGAAGCGCTTCCCTTTAATGGCAGATAAACAAGTGATTATTGTTAAGGAAGCTCAGGATTTGGCCAAGACGATTGAGCAATTGGACGATTATGTCAATCAACCGCAACCTTCTACTGTATTGGTATTTTGTTATAAATACAAAACGATTGACAAGCGTAAAAAGTTATACAAGAGCTTGCAAAAACACGCCGTTCTCTTTGAGAGTAATCGCTTGAAAGACTATAAACTCGAAGGGTGGTTGCAACAAACGGTAGTAAAACGCGGGTATAGTATTGATCCGAAATCGGCAGCTATGTTGATTGAATTTCTGGGAAATGACTTGTCTAAAATTGTCAAGGAATTGGATAAATTGACTCTTGTTCTGCCTAAGGGACAACCCATTACGGCAGAAGTTATCGAAAAGAATATCGGAATCAGTAAGGATTATAATAATTTTGAATTGATGAAAGCGATTGTCGATCGCAATCAATTACAGGCGTATAAAATTGCAAATCACTTTGCACAAAATCCTAAGAATAACCCTTTTGTCGTGACTATTGGAATTGTTTATGCCTATTTTTCTAAGCTTTTATTGTATCATGGGCTTTCGGATAAATCACCACAAAATGCGATGAAGAATTTGAAAGTCGTTCAGTATGCAATCAAAGACTATGAGTTGGGGTTTAGAACCTATCCAATGAAACGCGTCAGTCAAATTATTGCGCATTTAAAGGAAGTAGATTTGAAAGGGAAGGGAGTAGGGGCTGCTCAACTACCACAAGGTGATTTGTTAAAAGAAATGTTGATGAAAATCTTTAATTAA
- a CDS encoding metallophosphoesterase, which produces MNQIPKNFNNFDIIGDIHGHSNDLKKLLGALGYKLKGHYYQHPERKVLFLGDYIDRGVNVVEVLEIVKNMVDNGEAIALMGNHEYNAICYNTMTAEGTYLREHSKKNFNQHAITMAAFMQKPNLYKMYIEWFKTLPLYYENDSFRAIHACWDEASIAYLKTRLLDHCLTTDLLEEANTEGTPLYDAVEIALKGKEIDLPNNQSFIDKDGIIRHSFRVKWWEEPQKPHTVNTISAAVIKHHTDEAIDIQAINFYAKEAKPVFFGHYWMKTNINQAPLILTPNTCCLDYSVAKNGHLVCYRYSGEQHLNSSAINFIKEYN; this is translated from the coding sequence ATGAACCAAATTCCAAAAAACTTTAACAATTTTGATATCATTGGTGATATACATGGCCATAGCAATGATTTAAAAAAATTATTGGGCGCTTTAGGCTATAAATTAAAAGGTCATTACTACCAACATCCCGAAAGAAAAGTGTTGTTTCTTGGCGATTACATTGATCGAGGTGTAAATGTTGTTGAAGTCTTAGAGATTGTCAAAAATATGGTGGACAACGGAGAAGCAATCGCTTTGATGGGGAATCACGAATACAATGCCATCTGCTATAATACGATGACAGCTGAGGGAACCTATTTGCGAGAACACAGCAAAAAGAACTTCAACCAACATGCCATTACCATGGCAGCCTTCATGCAGAAGCCCAATTTGTATAAAATGTACATTGAGTGGTTTAAAACACTACCTCTTTACTATGAAAATGATTCCTTTCGCGCCATTCACGCTTGTTGGGACGAAGCAAGTATTGCGTATTTAAAAACTCGTTTACTGGATCATTGTTTGACAACAGATCTCTTAGAAGAAGCAAATACCGAAGGAACTCCTTTATATGACGCAGTTGAAATAGCACTAAAAGGAAAAGAAATCGACCTACCAAACAATCAATCGTTTATCGATAAGGACGGCATCATTCGCCATTCTTTTCGAGTGAAATGGTGGGAAGAACCGCAAAAACCACATACAGTAAATACTATTAGTGCCGCTGTAATCAAACACCATACCGATGAAGCCATAGATATTCAAGCGATCAACTTCTATGCTAAAGAAGCAAAACCCGTATTCTTTGGTCACTATTGGATGAAAACAAACATCAATCAAGCACCACTTATACTAACCCCCAATACCTGCTGCTTAGATTACAGTGTTGCTAAAAATGGGCACTTAGTATGCTACCGCTATAGTGGTGAGCAGCATCTAAATTCCTCAGCCATCAATTTTATTAAAGAATACAACTAA
- a CDS encoding HipA family kinase produces MKESLDLRSVMVTRYVTPLREGGSLPALADADDGFKYVIKFRGAGHGVKALIAELLGGLLAKTLGLPVPELVFATLDEAFGRTEADEEIQDLLKFSQGLNLGLHFLSGALTFDPQAYEVEETLASQVVWLDAYITNVDRTFRNTNMLVWHKELWLIDHGASFYFHHSFTNWEKSALTPFTLIKDHVLLTKASQLDEVNEVFTRILTDEVLQGIVEQIPVDWLTWEESEFNPEEIRAVYYQFLQVRRDHAMLFVNEAKKVRHGGV; encoded by the coding sequence ATGAAAGAATCGCTTGATTTGAGAAGTGTAATGGTTACACGTTATGTAACTCCTTTGCGAGAAGGAGGTTCTTTACCTGCCTTAGCTGATGCCGATGATGGCTTTAAATATGTCATTAAGTTTCGTGGCGCCGGACACGGTGTAAAGGCGTTAATCGCCGAATTGCTAGGTGGACTATTGGCTAAAACCTTAGGATTGCCGGTGCCTGAATTGGTTTTTGCTACGTTGGATGAAGCGTTTGGACGTACAGAAGCTGATGAGGAAATACAAGATTTACTCAAGTTTAGTCAAGGATTGAATTTGGGATTACATTTTCTATCGGGGGCATTGACATTTGATCCACAAGCTTATGAAGTAGAGGAAACCTTGGCTTCTCAGGTAGTTTGGTTGGATGCTTATATTACCAATGTTGATCGTACCTTTCGCAATACCAATATGTTAGTTTGGCATAAAGAATTATGGTTGATTGATCATGGTGCTTCTTTTTATTTTCATCATTCGTTTACCAATTGGGAGAAAAGTGCTTTGACTCCCTTTACTTTGATTAAGGATCATGTGCTTTTGACGAAAGCTTCTCAATTAGACGAAGTAAACGAGGTGTTTACTCGTATTTTGACGGATGAGGTTTTACAAGGTATTGTAGAACAAATTCCTGTAGATTGGTTGACGTGGGAAGAATCGGAGTTCAATCCAGAAGAAATAAGAGCCGTTTATTATCAGTTCTTACAAGTAAGACGCGATCATGCGATGCTATTTGTTAATGAAGCAAAAAAGGTTCGTCATGGTGGTGTATGA
- a CDS encoding type I restriction enzyme HsdR N-terminal domain-containing protein: MQRLNFPSFNFRFKNSENKIAIFDVIRKKFILLTPEEWVRQHVVRDLIEHKGYPSSLISVEKIVKINGMNKRYDVVVFTPNGSIAILVECKAPTVAITQETFDQIARYNFQLRATHLYVTNGLQHYFCQMDYEKESYFFLQSLPNYTSFTIE, encoded by the coding sequence ATGCAAAGATTAAACTTTCCATCTTTTAATTTCCGATTCAAAAATAGTGAAAATAAGATAGCTATTTTTGATGTGATCCGTAAAAAATTTATTCTACTAACTCCTGAAGAGTGGGTAAGACAACACGTCGTTCGCGATTTGATAGAGCACAAAGGCTATCCTAGCTCGCTTATCAGTGTTGAAAAGATTGTCAAGATTAACGGCATGAACAAACGCTATGATGTAGTGGTTTTCACTCCCAACGGAAGCATTGCTATTCTCGTGGAATGCAAAGCCCCTACTGTTGCTATTACACAAGAGACCTTTGATCAAATTGCACGGTACAATTTTCAGTTGCGTGCAACGCACTTGTATGTAACCAACGGATTACAGCACTACTTCTGTCAGATGGACTATGAGAAAGAAAGTTATTTCTTTTTACAATCACTGCCAAACTACACTTCATTCACCATTGAATAA